The sequence below is a genomic window from Haloterrigena turkmenica DSM 5511.
CTGTCACTCCGTCTCGTACTGAGCCGGCAGCTGTGTATTCTCTTCTGCTGTCCCTTCTCGTACTCTCGCGATACGCGCGCACGAAAATGCAAAGATCCGTCTCCGAGTCAGGTCCACTCGCCGACCCGGCTCCGTTCGTCGTCGTCGTCGCGTCTCTCCGATCACGAGACGGTGACGACGCTAGTCCTCGAGGTTACTCCTCGGTCTCGTCCTCGTCGTCTTTCATCGAGCCGAGCTGCGAGACGAGCTCGTCGGTCGAGGCGTCGGACTCGAATGACAGCTGACCGTCATGATCGTTTTCGTGGACGTTGACGGCTTCGACATCGTCCTCGTCGTCCGCCGTCTGCTGCTGTTGCTCGGATTCGTCGTAGCTACCAAAACCCATACACTCACTTCATCAGCCACTGCCAAAGGTGTGCCGATTCGATACGTCCCCGCAGCGGATCCTCACAGTTCGGATCGTCAATATGTTCGTTCCGACCGGTTTGGCTGACCGCGTTTCCGGACCGCCGCCGCCGGCGCGCCCGCCGGCGGTTTCGACCGGAACCCCGGTGTGTTCGCCGGTCGGTCCCGACTTCGAGTCGTGCTTCGTGGGTTCCGACGCATCTCCCAGCGCGGTCGGTTCCAGTGGAGACGAACGGGACCGGCGACGCTCGAGGACCGGACGTCCCGACCGATCGATTCATTCTCGATAGTGTTTCCTTTACGGCTCCCGCTATCAGTAGGGGAACCGATCACGCTCGCTCGCGAGGACTCACGAGCGTTTGATCCGAAATCGCTACTGTCGGCGCGCTCCGCGCGATTTTCGTCAGTCCCGGTTCGCTCGCTCGGCCGCGGTCCCGTACGCAGTTACTGTTCGATTTTCGGTTGACATACCGGTTCTCGAATCCGGTTTCGACGAACTATCGACGGATTTTCGACGCGAATCGCACAGACACGTTAGAAACGTGGTCGTGCCGATGAGTGTCCCGAATTCGAATATCGGGGAGGGAGAGCGGAGGCCGACCGTTACCCGTCAACTACCGCCTCTAGTAGCCCGTCTATAGTAATGGGTGCTGCTGGGAAGGGATGCAATATGTCCGTGTACCGCCCGTCGTCTCGAACAGTCGCCCCGGAAGCGCACCGATCGATGGCGCTATCGCGAGCGGCCGTTCGATCTCCCGTCTCCGCAACTGCGACGTCCCGTTCGATAACCGCTGTGGCGTTCCGGGGGGGCCGCTCTCCCGAACGACCGTACGGGGGGTGACCGTCGATGTGTGGAATTATCGGCCGCGTCGGCGACGGCAACGCCTTCGAACCGCTGCTGACCGGCCTCGAGAACCTCGAGTACCGCGGCTACGATTCGGCCGGCATCGCCGTCCAGAACGGGTCTGGAATCAACGTCGAGAAACGCTCCGGCAAGGTCGACGAGCTGCGCGAGTCGATCGACGACACGCCGCTGGAGGGCTCGGTCGGGATCGGGCACACGCGCTGGAGTACCCACGGCCCGCCGACCGACGAGAACGCCCACCCGCACACCGACGAGACGAAAGACGTCGCCGTCGTCCACAACGGGATCATCGAGAACTACGCCGAGCTCAAGTCCGAACTGGCCGACTACGGCCACGAGTTCACCAGCGACACCGACACCGAGGTCATCCCCCATCTCATCCAGTTCTATCTCGACGAGGGGATGGACAACGAGACGGCCTTCCGTCGCGCCATCGACGAACTCGAGGGGAGTTACGCCGTCACGGCGATGCTCTCCGGCAAGGACGTCCTCTACGCCGCCCGTCAGGGATCGCCGCTGGTCGTCGGTATGGAGGACGGCGAATACTTCCTCGCCAGCGACGTCCCCGCGTTCCTCGAGTACACCGACAGCGTTGTTTACCTCGAGGACGGCGACGTCGTCATCGTCGACGACGACGGCGTCGAGTTCACCGACCTCGACGGAAATTCGATCGAGCGCGAACCCGAGACCGTCGAGTGGGACCCCGAACAGGCCGGAAAGGGCGAGTACGATCACTTCATGTTAAAGGAGATCCACGAGCAGCCGACCGCCCTGAGCCAGGCCCTGGAGGGGCGGATCGATACCCAGAACGCCCGGATCGCGCTCGCGGACTTCGAGCCGGGAACGTTCGCGGACGTCGACAGCGTGCAGTTCGTCGCCTGCGGAACCTCCTACCACGCCGCGCTGTACGGCTCGCTCGCGCTGAAACAGGCCGGTATCGAGTCGACCGCTCTGTTGGCCAACGAGTACAGCGTCTCGGCGCCGCCGGTCGACGACGACACGCTCGTGGTCGCGGTCACCCAGAGCGGCGAGACGGCGGACACGCTGAACGCCCTTCGCCAGGCCGAGGCCGAGGGGGCGATGACCGTCACGGTCACGAACGTCGTCGGCTCGACCGCCGCTCGAGAGGCCGACGAGGCGCTGTTCATCCGCGCCGGTCCCGAGATCGGCGTCGCCGCGACGAAGACGTTCTCCTCCCAGGCCGTCATGCTGACGCTGCTGGGCCAGCGCATCGCCGCCGATCGGCACGGCGAACCGTCGGCCGACCTCGAGACGCTGCTGCCGGACCTGGCCGCGATGCCCGACGCGATCGACGACCTGCTCGCGGAGACCGACGCCGAGGCCATCGCCGAACGCTACCACGGGAGCCGATCGTACTTCTTCATCGGTCGCGGACTCGGCTTTCCGGTGGCCCTTGAGGGCGCGCTGAAGTTCAAGGAGATCACATACGAGCACGCCGAGGGCTTCGCCTCGGGCGAGCTCAAACACGGCCCGCTGGCGCTGGTGACGCCCGACACACCGGTCTTCGCGATCTTTACCGGTCAGGAAGACGAGAAGACGCTGAAAAACGCCGAGGAAGCACAGACTCGCGGCGCGCCCGTGATCGCCGTCTGCCCCGAGGGCCACCGGGCGGTCGACGTCGCGGACGCCCACCTCGAGATTCCCGAGACCGACGCCGACCTCGCGGGACTGCTCGCGAACGTCCAGTTGCAGCTCGTCTCCTACTACGCGGCCGACCTCCTCGACCGGCCGATCGACAAGCCCCGCAACCTGGCCAAAAGCGTCACCGTCGAATAGGCCGCCGATTTGCGGCCGACCGTCGCTCGTTTTCTCGGATCGCTCTCTCGAATAGCCGAACGTGTCCGGCTCGAAATCGAACGGAACGCGGTCCCCGTCCGTCCCTGCCGCTCTCGGTTTGAAAACGTCGAACGCGTCGAGTTCAGAGTACGAGTCGGCGATGCCGCGGGAACCGAAACCACCCCCATAGTTCCGGCTCCGAACGGCGCCGTCGGGATCCGACCCGCGACCCGCACTCGAACCGTCGAAACCGCGCTGGAGGGGACTGCCGCGATCGTATCGGGTCTGATCGATTCCCTCCACCCGCTCTAGCGATTCGCCGTGATATAAAGCCCCCACTTGCTACCGATGGTTCTAGCGCTCTATACGCCGTTCTGACGCTGCGGGTCCGATCAGCAACCGGCCGACGGCTCGCTGTAGGCTACCTGTCGCGTTCGACGACCTCGCCGGGTCGCGTGGTCGCTCCCGCGGCGAGTTTCAGTCCGGGGAGCAGACTCGAGTTGATGCCGGTCTTGGCGCCGTCGCCGGCGACGACGCCGAACTCGCGTCGACCCGTCGGGACCCGTTCGCCCTTGACGGAGAGTTCGACGATCGCGCCGTCGTGGCGGCGGTTCGCGACCGTCGTCCCGGCACCGACGTTGACGTTGCGCCCGAGGACGCTGTCGCCGACGTACGAGAGGTGGCTGACCGAGGTGCCGCGTGAGAGAACGCTGTTCTCGATCTCGACGGCGTGGCCGACCGACGCGTCCCCGCCGATCAGCGTCGCGCCGCGGACGGAGGCGTTCGGCCCGACGGTCGCCCCCGAACGGATCAGGACCGGTCCCTCGATGACGGTGCCCGATTTCACCGTCGCGCCGTCCTCGACGACCACGTCGCCCTCGAGGTGGGCGTCGTCGCTGACCCGGCCGTCGATCCGCCGATCGAGGTCGGCGAGTTTCCACTCGTTGGCCGCGAGGAGTTCCCAAGGTCGACCGACGTCGAGCCACCGGTCGAGGGCGATCGGCGTCACCGCGAACCGGTCGAGCACCGTCGCGAGGACGTCGGTGATCTCGTGTTCGCCGCGCTCGCTTTCGGGGACCTCGAGCCACTCGCGAGCGCGTTCGGGGAAGGCGTAGGCGCCGGCGTTAGCGAGGTTCGTCGGCGGCTCGGTCGGCTTCTCGGTGATGTCGTCGACGACCCCGTCTTCGGTGCTGAGGACGCCGTAATTCCGCGGCTCGGCCACTTCGACCGCGCCGACGGCCGGACAGTTCGCGAACAGTCGGTCGATCGCCGCCGGATCGTAGAGGTTGTCGCCGTTCAGGACGGCGAAGGGGCCGTCGATATGGTCTTTGGCGGCGGCGACGGCGTGGGCCGTCCCGGCCTGTTCGGTCTGGACCGCATACGAGACCGGGACCCCTCGGTATTCGTCGCCGAAGTAGTCGCGAACGGTCTCGGCCTCGTAGCCGATGACGAGGACGATTTCGTCCGCCCCCGCGTCGACGGCCGCGTCGACGGTGTGGGCGACCAGCGGCCGGTCGGCGACCGGCAGCATCGGCTTCGGCAACTCCGCGGAGAGCGGTCTGATTCGCGTTCCCTCACCCGCCGCAAGAACAACGGCTTGCATTGACGGTCCCTTCCGGGATTCGCCGGATAATTATACAGCTACTACTGCCGTCGGGCGGTTTTCCGGTCGTTTCCGTCGGATTCCGCCCCGACGAGGCCCGCTATCGCCCGATTGCAGCCGACGGATTCGTCGTCGGCCGACTCCCGCTCGAGGGCGGCCGCGATCGCTCGCGTGACGCGTCGTCGGGACTGGCCGCCGAACCGGCGCTCACGGCGGGTAAAACAGTCGGTTAATACAAAGAAATATTGAATTTCTGCCGTGAGAGAGGGTGACACTGCTGTTTACCGGACTGTCACGATGAGCTGATTTTCTCGACCGATATCCGTGCGAACGGCCGAGCGGCGGGATTATGCAGTCTATAGTAAATACCGTTCTGTCGCTACGAGTTGTTGATGTCGACGGAACCAACCGACGCGAAGTGGACGCCGATGACGTCCGGCCAGGAAACGACCGCCCCCCGCTGTGTCAACTGCGGGAACCAGGTGACGCGTCAGTTCGCCCGCGTCTTCGGGGACAACCGCGACGTCGTTCACGCCTGTCCTGACTGTGCGACGTACCGCGAAATGAAAACTTCGGATTTCATCCCGAAGGAAGCCCGCTGATTTCGTTCGTTGTTCGTCAGGTACCGCGTCCGTTCTCGACCGATCGACCGTCTCCGCGAGCAGTCGGACCGCCAACTGTCGGTTCCGATCCCGATACCGCCGCCAACTCCTACACCCACTTCCATTCCACTCCCATCGGGCCGCGACGAGGCTGCGAGGCCGACCGAATGCGCCGAACCGGACGGAGGCTGCCCGGCGTCCGGCGTCCATGGTCCGTCGAAGCCGACGACTACTGTTCCTCGTCTCCGCCCCGACGGGACCGATCGATCCGGTGCGTGGTCGAGCGTTCGCTTCCGATTATTCTGTCGGTATCCGGGTTAGCCGCCCCCTAGATTTCTGAACTGTCGATATCGTATATACGAACCGCCCGTTTTGATCCGGGTACGAATGGAGACAGCTCGTCCGTTTTCCGGCCGCCGGTCCGATCGGACCGCCGCAGTCGCGGACCGACCGTCGGCCGATCCGCCGTTCGGTCCGGGTATCGCCCGCACAACGCGATGCGAGTCGACCGCTCGGGGCCAGCGATGAGCGCGACCGAACCCGACTCCGAGGCCGACAGCCCGGACCCGAACGAATCGCTGACCGAACTCCCGCCCAGTTCGAAACTCGTCTACAAAGTTATCGAGTACGAGGGGTCGATGACCCAGGAGGAGATCGCCGCCGAGTCCCGGCTCTGCGCTCGGACCGTCCGGTACGCGCTCGGCAAACTCGAGGACGCGGGCCTGGTCACCAGCC
It includes:
- a CDS encoding DUF5786 family protein, translated to MGFGSYDESEQQQQTADDEDDVEAVNVHENDHDGQLSFESDASTDELVSQLGSMKDDEDETEE
- a CDS encoding winged helix-turn-helix domain-containing protein, giving the protein MSATEPDSEADSPDPNESLTELPPSSKLVYKVIEYEGSMTQEEIAAESRLCARTVRYALGKLEDAGLVTSRVHLEDARQSKYQLAD
- the glmS gene encoding glutamine--fructose-6-phosphate transaminase (isomerizing): MCGIIGRVGDGNAFEPLLTGLENLEYRGYDSAGIAVQNGSGINVEKRSGKVDELRESIDDTPLEGSVGIGHTRWSTHGPPTDENAHPHTDETKDVAVVHNGIIENYAELKSELADYGHEFTSDTDTEVIPHLIQFYLDEGMDNETAFRRAIDELEGSYAVTAMLSGKDVLYAARQGSPLVVGMEDGEYFLASDVPAFLEYTDSVVYLEDGDVVIVDDDGVEFTDLDGNSIEREPETVEWDPEQAGKGEYDHFMLKEIHEQPTALSQALEGRIDTQNARIALADFEPGTFADVDSVQFVACGTSYHAALYGSLALKQAGIESTALLANEYSVSAPPVDDDTLVVAVTQSGETADTLNALRQAEAEGAMTVTVTNVVGSTAAREADEALFIRAGPEIGVAATKTFSSQAVMLTLLGQRIAADRHGEPSADLETLLPDLAAMPDAIDDLLAETDAEAIAERYHGSRSYFFIGRGLGFPVALEGALKFKEITYEHAEGFASGELKHGPLALVTPDTPVFAIFTGQEDEKTLKNAEEAQTRGAPVIAVCPEGHRAVDVADAHLEIPETDADLAGLLANVQLQLVSYYAADLLDRPIDKPRNLAKSVTVE
- the glmU gene encoding bifunctional sugar-1-phosphate nucleotidylyltransferase/acetyltransferase — its product is MQAVVLAAGEGTRIRPLSAELPKPMLPVADRPLVAHTVDAAVDAGADEIVLVIGYEAETVRDYFGDEYRGVPVSYAVQTEQAGTAHAVAAAKDHIDGPFAVLNGDNLYDPAAIDRLFANCPAVGAVEVAEPRNYGVLSTEDGVVDDITEKPTEPPTNLANAGAYAFPERAREWLEVPESERGEHEITDVLATVLDRFAVTPIALDRWLDVGRPWELLAANEWKLADLDRRIDGRVSDDAHLEGDVVVEDGATVKSGTVIEGPVLIRSGATVGPNASVRGATLIGGDASVGHAVEIENSVLSRGTSVSHLSYVGDSVLGRNVNVGAGTTVANRRHDGAIVELSVKGERVPTGRREFGVVAGDGAKTGINSSLLPGLKLAAGATTRPGEVVERDR
- a CDS encoding DUF7563 family protein encodes the protein MSTEPTDAKWTPMTSGQETTAPRCVNCGNQVTRQFARVFGDNRDVVHACPDCATYREMKTSDFIPKEAR